CCAGGATGAGTATTGGGCCGCCGGGCGCAAGCACGGCGGCGCGCTGTTCAGGATTCAAATCGTCGAGCTTCACGGTGACCGTCGCAGCTTCAAAACTTAGTCGCGGAGCCAATCAGGATAGCGGCTCCAGCGCGCGCGGCAAAGCGAGCGGGCGTCGAGGCGGGTGAATTCGTGCCGACTTACGAACCACACGACAAATTTTACCGCAAGGCGCGTGCGCTGGGATTGCCGTCGCGGGCGGCGTTCAAGATTGAGGAAATAATTGCGCGCAACCGGCTCCTCGGCAGAGGTGCGCGAATCGTCGATTTGGGATGCGCGCCCGGCGGATGGCTGGCGATCCTGGTGGCCGCGGCGGGCGCGAGCGGACGCGTGGTCGGAGTCGATCTGGCGCAAGTGAAGAATCCGCCAGCCGGTGCGATCACGATCGCCGGTGACATCCTGGATCCAACTGTCGCCGCGCGGGTGCAAAGCGAGCTTGGCGGACGGGCCGATCTCGTGACCAGCGACCTTGCGCCGAAACTGACCGGGATTGCCGCGCGCGACGAGGCGCGTTCGCGGGAGCTGATAGATTGCGCGTTAACCTTCGCGATAACGATGCTGAAACCGGGCGGCGCGATGGTGGTGAAGCTCTTCATGGGCGCGCAATTCAAGGACATCGTCGATTCATTCAAGCGGCATTTCGGAAAGGTCGAAGTGACGCGCACCAAAGCCAGCCGCCCGGGATCTTCCGAACTGTATATCGTGGCCCGCGAGTTCCGGGGCTGAGCAAAGGGAGACGCAGCCGCGATGCGCTTGGCATCTGGCGCTCGACGCGCGTAAGGTTTGACTATGAAGGCTGTAAGCGGAAGGCATCTCTGCCTGCTGCTTGTCGCAGCCGTCGTGGCGGCCTGCTCATGCGGCCGTTCGCCATCCAAGCCGTCCACCGCCACCGGACTTTCGCCCGACGAAGTCAGAGTCCACGTCGCGCGCGTCGGCTTTGACGACGGGGCGGGCTCGCATTACGTGCTGCTGCTCGACGAGACCGAGTCGCGCGAATTGCCAATCCTGATTGGCGAGGGCGAGGCGCAGGCAATCATGTTCGCGCTGCACGGAATCAAGCCCGAGCGGCCGTTCACGCATGATCTGATTCGCTCCATCATCGGGCAGACCGGGAATCGCGTCGATCGAATCGTGATCGCGGATATGCGCGACGAGATCTATTACGCGACGATTTACCTCGACGGCGGCCGTTACTCGATCGACAGCCGGCCCAGCGACGCGATCGCGTTGGCGATGGGCATGAACGCGCCGATCTACGTGAACAACAAACTTTTCGGGTCGGCGCCCACGCTGGGGCTCGGCGCCGGCGGGAAAATCCCCGCCACCGCGCAGGCGCTGGGACTGACCGTGGAGCAACTGACTCCCGAGCTGGCGAGCTACTTCGGCCAGCCCGCCGGCGGACATGGCGTGCTGGTGTCGGGGGTCTCTTCGCCGGCGGAGAAAGCGGGCGTCGCGCGCGGCGATATCGTAGTCAAGGTGGGAGATCGCGAGGTCGCGGCGCTCGGCGATTTCAGCCGGCAAGTCGCGGATGCCAAGCGCGGCGGCGCGGTGACGCTGACGCTGATGCGCGGCGGCTCGAGCCGCACCGTCACGCTTGAAAGTTCGCCCGCCGCCGCTGCCGCGCCGAAGCCTTAGCCCTGGCGCACCAGCACGCTTTCGATATAGCGCGGATCGATCTCGCGTTCGCCGCCCAGGTTGGCGAACTCTTCTTCGAGCAGGTTCAGGCAGGAGTTCAGGAAGGCGGCGGTGCGCCGTCGTGCCGCGTCGTCCAGCCGCTCGGCCAGCGCCTGATGCACCCTGGCGCGAAACTCATCGTTGAGCGTCCCGGGCTGCCCGGTCATGATCGCCGTGCGCATCGCGGTCAGCCTGGCGCCTTCGATTGGATCGATCGCGAGGCGGTTGTCCAGCGCCAAACGCGCAAGCCCGGTCAGCACCAGTTGACTGAGGCGAATCTCCCGCGCCGCCATCTGGGCGCGGAAGTTCGGCGATGCGATATCGATCGCGAACATCGCGCGGAACAATTCAGCGGCCGAATCGACTTGATCGAGAATCGCGTAGCTCAGATGCAGATCGCGCATGCTGCTGAAATCGCGCATCTCGACCGCGCCACTGCCGTCCAGGCCGCTGTAAAATCGCGGCTGCCGCGCCATGAAGCCGGCCAGCGCCTCGCGGTAGGGCGAGTCGAGGTAGGAGATCTCGCGCACCTTGACCGTCGAGAGGCCGAGTTTCTTCAGCGTGGCCTCGGCGCTGGCGCGCAGATCGATCGTCAAGCTCACGCCGAGGCGAAAGAGCAGTTTCAGCGGCGTATCGCGCAGATGCTCGATCGCGCTTTGCAGGTCGCCGCCGGCCAGATGCTCGAGCGCCAGGTTCAAGTAATGATGGGTCATCTCGACCGCGACGCGCACCGCCTCCAGATCGCCGAAATCCACCGCGCGCGCAACCAGCACCTGGTTGCTGACCATCGCCATCTCGCTGCGGAGCTGGCGTTTGCCTTGCGCCGCGAATCCCGCGGTCAGCGCGGTGTTGAACAGCGAGACGTCGCCGTCGCCAATCGCCGGCGCCATCTCGGGCGCGATCACTTCGGTATCGTCGGGCAGATCGGCGCGGCTCGGCGGCTCATATCCCGCGCGAATCTTGAGAAACTGCTCGGGCTTGAGGTACGCGAACACGCTCTGCGCCTCGAAGAAGTCGGGAAAGCCCCGGTCGTTCAAGCGCGTGCGCCGGAACTGGTAGGCCTCTTCCTCGAGCTCGGCTTCGACGCCCCAATAGATTTCTTCCATCAGCCCGGCGAAGTAGTTGTAGTCGCGCTCGAACGCTTCTTCGATGAAGTCCGAGATGTGCTGCGAGATTGCGTCGTGCCGGATGAACTCGATCAAATAATTTTCGTCGTACTGCGTGAAGCGATTCGCCGTCGCGTCGGGCGAGGACGCCGGGTCGTCGATTCGATGCACTTTTATGTAGCCGCGCAGCAACAGCGACATCATCTCCATGTCCAGGCCCATCAGCGCGTCGGCCAGTTTGCGCCGTCCGCCGTCGGCCATCGCCTCGATCCACTCGCGCATGCGATGCATGTTGGGACGATCGCGATTCCAGCAATCCAGATCGAAGAGCGACTTGACCTGCTCGGGCATCGCCAGGCTGAGCAGGTCGCCGGCGTCGGCGCTGCCGATTTCCTTGAGCGTGTAGAAAAGCGTCTCGGGCGAAAACGATTGCACCAGGCGCTCGGCCTCGGGCGCGGACAGGATCAGGTCGCGCTTCTGGCGCGCGGGAAGGCCGTACAGGAACTCCAGCTTTTCCTGGAAGGGGAGGTTGAGAAATTCCGATTCGCCTCTTACCGCCATATCGCCCGCATCGACAGTTCCATCTCAAGGCAAAGTATCGCGCGCTTCCACGGCGGATCAACTAAGCGCGTATCTTTCGCTTGGCCGCGCGGTTAGATAAGATTTTTGCAACGCATAAGCGCCCATTCGTGGCCCCTCCCAACTCCAAACATCCTGTCGCACTGACCATCGCAGGCAGCGACCCCGGTGGCGGCGCCGGTCTGCAGGCCGACCTCAAAACCTTCGCCGCACTCGGCGTGTATGGCTACTCGGTCATCACCGAGGTGATCGCGCAGAACAGCTCGAGAATTACCGGGGTCGAAAACGTATCGACCGAGATGGTCGAGGCGCAGCTCGATACTCTCGCGCTGGAATGCGCGCCGCGCGCGGTCAAGACCGGTGCGCTGGCCGGCGCGGCGATCGTCAAGGCGGTGGCGCGCGCGATCGAACGCCTCAAATTGCCGGCGCCGGTGGTCGATCCCGTGATCGTGTCGAGCAGCGGCGCGCGGCTGATTGGCCCGAAAGGGGAACGCGCGATTCGAAAGCGCCTGATTCCCATCGCGCGCATCGTCACGCCCAATATTCCCGAAGCCGAAGCGCTCGCGCGCATTCGAATCGACTCCGAGGCGGCGATTCGCGAGGCCGCAATCAAGATCGTCAAGCTCGGCGCCAGAGCGGTCGTCATCAAGGGCGGGCATCGCAAGGACGATGCATCCGCGACGGATTTGTTTTACGACGGCCGCCGCTTCATCGAGCTCAAGAGCCCGCGAATAGCAGGCGGCGGTGCGCATGGCACGGGATGCGCGTTCTCGGCGGCGATCGCGGCGCATCTGGCGCGCGGGATGAGCCTCGAGGACGCGGTCCGCGGCGCGAAAGGTTACGTCACCGCGGCGCTCAGCCACAGCTTCAAATTGGGAAAGGGGCGCGCGCTGCTCGATCACTTCGCGCGCGGGCAGGGGTGACCCCTGCACGCACCGTTAAGGCTGCGCTCCGTTGTCGCGCGCGGGCAGTATCGCTTCGGCAGCAGCATCGGGTCCCGCGCCCGCATGGTCGAGGGCACGAGATTGGTAAGGCGACCGGATAACGCTTTGAGCGCGCGATTGCCGCTGCTCTTGAGCGGGCCATCGACCCGGCGATAACCTGTATGATGATGCCGGCGGCAAAGAAGGCGAATGTACCCGCGTAAGCGTGCGCTCGAGCGCATCGCGCGCGAACAAGTGCTCTACCAGCGCCATCCCGGCGGCGACATCTCGGTCTGCGTCATCTATCCCAACATCTACCGGCTCGGGATGGCCAACCTCGGCTTCCAGGCGGTTTTTCACATCTTCGAATCCAATCCATCCGTGGCCGCCGATCGCGCGTTCATCCCCGACGCCGACGAGCGCGACCCGTTGCGCGGCGGCGGCGAGCGTCTGGTCTCGTTCGAGCGCGGCCGTCCGCTCTCTGATTTCGACATCCTCGCGTTTTCGATTTCCTTCGAGACTGACTATCTCAATGTCCTGACCGTGCTGCGGATGGCCGGGATTCCGGCTCGTCGTGCTGAGCGCGCGGGCCGCAATTTCCCGCTGATCATCGCCGGTGGCTCCGCCGTCTTTCTCAATCCCGAACCGATCGCCGATTTCATCGATCTGTTTCTGATTGGCGAGGGCGAGGAGATGGTCCCGGAGTTCATCGAGCGATGGCAGGCGACGCGCGCGACGCCCAATCAACTGCGCGCGCTCGCATCCGTGCAGGGCGCCTACCTCCCCGACTATTACACTCCCGTTTACGACGACGCCGGCCGCCTCGCCGCGGTGAATTACAGCGGCCCCGGGAGCGCGCAGGTGAATCGCCGCCTGATTCGCGACCTCAACCGCTTTACCACCTCGTCGCTGATTCTCACCGAGGAATCCGTCTTCGGCGACATGTTCCTGGTCGAGGCGAGCCGCGGATGCCAATGGGGATGCCGCTTTTGCGCGGCCGGTTTCATGTATCGGCCGATTCGTTATCGCGCGCCTGAAACTCTAATCGCCGAGGCCGAGCGCGGTCTTGGCGAGCGCAAGGTGATCGGCCTGGTCGGCGCC
The DNA window shown above is from Candidatus Binatus sp. and carries:
- a CDS encoding RlmE family RNA methyltransferase yields the protein MPTYEPHDKFYRKARALGLPSRAAFKIEEIIARNRLLGRGARIVDLGCAPGGWLAILVAAAGASGRVVGVDLAQVKNPPAGAITIAGDILDPTVAARVQSELGGRADLVTSDLAPKLTGIAARDEARSRELIDCALTFAITMLKPGGAMVVKLFMGAQFKDIVDSFKRHFGKVEVTRTKASRPGSSELYIVAREFRG
- a CDS encoding bifunctional nuclease domain-containing protein — protein: MKAVSGRHLCLLLVAAVVAACSCGRSPSKPSTATGLSPDEVRVHVARVGFDDGAGSHYVLLLDETESRELPILIGEGEAQAIMFALHGIKPERPFTHDLIRSIIGQTGNRVDRIVIADMRDEIYYATIYLDGGRYSIDSRPSDAIALAMGMNAPIYVNNKLFGSAPTLGLGAGGKIPATAQALGLTVEQLTPELASYFGQPAGGHGVLVSGVSSPAEKAGVARGDIVVKVGDREVAALGDFSRQVADAKRGGAVTLTLMRGGSSRTVTLESSPAAAAAPKP
- a CDS encoding DUF6178 family protein, with the protein product MAVRGESEFLNLPFQEKLEFLYGLPARQKRDLILSAPEAERLVQSFSPETLFYTLKEIGSADAGDLLSLAMPEQVKSLFDLDCWNRDRPNMHRMREWIEAMADGGRRKLADALMGLDMEMMSLLLRGYIKVHRIDDPASSPDATANRFTQYDENYLIEFIRHDAISQHISDFIEEAFERDYNYFAGLMEEIYWGVEAELEEEAYQFRRTRLNDRGFPDFFEAQSVFAYLKPEQFLKIRAGYEPPSRADLPDDTEVIAPEMAPAIGDGDVSLFNTALTAGFAAQGKRQLRSEMAMVSNQVLVARAVDFGDLEAVRVAVEMTHHYLNLALEHLAGGDLQSAIEHLRDTPLKLLFRLGVSLTIDLRASAEATLKKLGLSTVKVREISYLDSPYREALAGFMARQPRFYSGLDGSGAVEMRDFSSMRDLHLSYAILDQVDSAAELFRAMFAIDIASPNFRAQMAAREIRLSQLVLTGLARLALDNRLAIDPIEGARLTAMRTAIMTGQPGTLNDEFRARVHQALAERLDDAARRRTAAFLNSCLNLLEEEFANLGGEREIDPRYIESVLVRQG
- the thiD gene encoding bifunctional hydroxymethylpyrimidine kinase/phosphomethylpyrimidine kinase — its product is MAPPNSKHPVALTIAGSDPGGGAGLQADLKTFAALGVYGYSVITEVIAQNSSRITGVENVSTEMVEAQLDTLALECAPRAVKTGALAGAAIVKAVARAIERLKLPAPVVDPVIVSSSGARLIGPKGERAIRKRLIPIARIVTPNIPEAEALARIRIDSEAAIREAAIKIVKLGARAVVIKGGHRKDDASATDLFYDGRRFIELKSPRIAGGGAHGTGCAFSAAIAAHLARGMSLEDAVRGAKGYVTAALSHSFKLGKGRALLDHFARGQG
- a CDS encoding radical SAM protein, coding for MYPRKRALERIAREQVLYQRHPGGDISVCVIYPNIYRLGMANLGFQAVFHIFESNPSVAADRAFIPDADERDPLRGGGERLVSFERGRPLSDFDILAFSISFETDYLNVLTVLRMAGIPARRAERAGRNFPLIIAGGSAVFLNPEPIADFIDLFLIGEGEEMVPEFIERWQATRATPNQLRALASVQGAYLPDYYTPVYDDAGRLAAVNYSGPGSAQVNRRLIRDLNRFTTSSLILTEESVFGDMFLVEASRGCQWGCRFCAAGFMYRPIRYRAPETLIAEAERGLGERKVIGLVGAEMASVPGVADIASAVADRGGRLSPSSLKADCISPALASALARGGNQSVTVAPEAGSERMRKVINKNLTEAEILGAADMMLGEGVGNLKFYFMIGLPEERDEDVLAIAELVAKVLERARARRTRIGSVTVSLNPFVPKPWTPFQWDPMQDARSIKGKVAMLRQRLTRLGQVELDAESPREAYFQTMVSRGDRRVGGILERLEAAGCEGSGAIWHELSEIHREVQAGSNASSLPDPDFFVTRAYAHDELLPWDFIDHHIHKWFLLAERKKAHHEHQSPPCDVVRCTVCGAC